CCTGTTGAGATTGTAAAACATATCAAACATTAGATGGTGTTTACTTCCCATAAAGATGTAACTTACATTTCGATGAGATTGAAATACAGAGCGCATCTTTTTCTCTATTTCATCATCCCCATAATTAGCAATCTCTTGAAATTCATCAAAAACCACCACACCATTCATTCCTCTTCTATCCGCTTCTTTCTTAACCGCGGTGAGTAAATCATCTAATATTGGGCTAATATTGGTAGTTTTATCATATTCAAATTCAACCTCTGGCAGATTATCAGGTCGAATTACTATCTTAGGAAGCAAACGGGGTAATAGTTCTTTTATCCTTTCCATAACTACTTCAATTTTACCCTTAATACTCTGACTTAAAGCTCGAGCATAAACTTCTATAAACTTTTCTTTTGTGATAGCCGGATACAAATCAATATAGGCAATGAGAAAAGGTCTATTCTGAAGATTTCTAATCACTTCCTTAATAAGAGAAGTTTTTCCATATCGTCTGGGAGAGAAAATAATTATATTTTCTCCATTTTCGATATCTTTTACCAGTTCAGCGATTTCATCTTTTCGGTTACAAAAGGCGTTTCCAGAAACCTCTTCTCCATAAATAAAAGGATTCTTCATCTGTTTTACTGCTACGGATACGAATTTGCTTTCTGAGCGTTTTGTGTATTTATTCATTTTTGCATCTTCTGATGACATTTTAGCAGAAATTTTGTCCTATGTCAACAAAAACTTTCAACCTGTATGGTTAGAAATTAGGAGATAATATTTTGGGGACGCTGTCCCCAATCCCCCCGTAGGCGTTAACTTAAGAGACAAAATATAACATGGAATATTCTGGCATACCTTTTAAATCCTTGTTAAGGTAGTAGAGCGTAGGAGAGCAAATATCTTCTATCAGTTTGTAATTCTGTGATAGAACTGTGTAATGTCAGTCGTCAGTGGCGTGGGGGGATTAACCTGACTTTTAGAAGAAATCACGGAAACACAGAAATGATGAAACACGGAAAATTGATTTTTACTCTGTGTTTCTGTCCTTCCGTGTTTCTGTGGTAACAACTCTCATTTTCAAGAGAACGCCCCCCATTTCACTGACCCATTACAACTATACTTCATTTCCTCATAAATTATACTTAATTAGGCAGAGATCTGAAAACAGAAGATAGACTTCTATCTTCTGACCTCTGTTCTCTGTCTATAGTTATAAACTAAAGGAATCACCAGGAACTTTTAAGAAATCACAATAATTGTTAAAATTTTTCTTGACGAATAACAATAAATCTTGTATACTTAAAATAATAAATTTAAAGGAGGTTGTTTAGAATGGGTTTATGGATAGGAAGAGGTCGTAAGGCGCGAAGATGCTATGGATTTGATGAAATCGCTATAGCACCTGGCGTTGTAACTATTGACCCGGATGATGTTGATATTCATTTTAGATTAGGAAATTTAAAATTTGAGATTCCGATTATTGCCGCGGCAATGGATGGAGTTGTAGATGTAGAATTTGCTATTGAAATGAGTAAATTAGGTGGTTTGGCAGTTTTAAACTTAGAAGGTATTCAAACTCGATATGGGAATCCGAAAAGTGTTATTGATAAAATTGTCTCTGTCCCTCCAGAAGAAGCAACTAATATCCTTCAACAGATATATGAAGAACCTATTAAAGAAGAGTTGATTGAAAAGAGGATAAAAGAAATTAAATCGGCAAACGCTATCGCCGCCGTGTCCTCAATTCCACAACGAGCAGAAAGATTCGCTCAAATTGCTCAAGATGCAGGAGCAGATATATTTGTTGTTCAATCAACTGTAACCACAGCAAAATATATCTCAAAAGATAAACCTTTTTTAAACTTTAAAGAATTAAAAAAGAAATTATCCATTCCATTAATCGTGGGTAATTGTGTTACTTACGAAGCCAGTCTTGAGATTCTGAGAACAGGCATTGATGGTTTATTAGTTGGAGTAGGCCCTGGAACCGCCTGCACAACTCGTGGAGTATTAGGCATAGGAGTTCCCCAGGTTAGTGCCACGGTTGATTGTGCCGCGGCAAGAGATTTCTATTATAAACAAACAGGAAGATATATTCCGATTATCACTGATGGGGGGATGTCGGTAGGTGGGGATGTATGTAAGGCATTTGCGGCTGGTGCAGATGCGGTAATGATTGGCTCATCATTTGCTAAGGCTAAAGAATCACCTGGAAAAGGCTACCATTGGGGAATGGCAATGCCTCACCGTAATCTACCACGAGGCACTCGAATTTATGTCGGGACTGCCTCGAAATTAGAAGAAATACTCTACGGGCCTGCTCATTTAGATGATGGCTCACAAAATCTCGTCGGCGCTCTTAGAACCGCAATGGGTATGTGTGGAGCGAAAAATATAAGAGAAATGCAGTTGGTCGAATTGATTATCGCCCCGGCAATCAAAACCGAAGGTAAAATATTCCAAAAAGCCCAAAGAATAGGAATGGGAAAATAAGAGAGAAAGTTTATATAGCAGTTATTAGTCAAAATTTTATTCAGGGTGGATAAGTAAAAAATCCCAAATCCCAAGCACCAAATCCCAAATAAGCACCAAATTCCACATACCAAAAAGCGAATTAGAGATTAGTGAATTAGAGATTAGATTTTACTAATTCGCTAATTCGCTTAATTCACTAATTCACTAAATGGAATTTGTGATTTGGAATTTCATAGCCATATCTGGGTCAAATTCCGATTAATAAGTGCTATAGTAGATAGTTTATAGTTGATGATAGATAGTATAGCAACTATCAACTAATTTTCAGAAGGACATTTATACCGATAAGGTTCGGTACAAGGGAGGGAAAATATGACAACTTACTTAATTACTGGGGGGGCAGGTTTTATTGGCTCAAATATTGCTGCCAGATTAATTAAAGAAGACGGAAGTAAGGTTAAAATCTTAGATAATTTTTCTACTGGTAAGATGGAAAACATTAACCAGTTTTTAGACAAAATAGAAGTAATTGAAGGAGATATAACCAACTTAAAAACAGTCAAAAAGGCGTTAGAAGGGGTAAATTACTGCTTTCATCAAGCCGCATTACCATCAGTCGAGCGTTCTGTTAAAGACCCGTTTACCTCAAATGAGGTAAATATTACAGGCACTTTAAATGTTTTAATTGCGGCAAGAGATGCAGGCGTTCAACGAGTAATTTACGCCTCATCCTCATCTGTTTATGGAGATACACCTGTTTTACCTAAACGGGAAGATATGAAGCCTTCTCCACTTTCTCCTTATGCCGTAACAAAACTTACCGCAGAAGAATACTGCCAGTTATTTTATTCCATCTATGGATTAGAAACTATTTCCTTAAGATACTTTAATGTCTTTGGTCCTAATCAAGACCCAACATCTCCTTATGCCGCGGTTATATCAAAGTTTGTGACAGCAATGCTGACAGGAAAAGAGGTTTTAATTTATGGCGATGGAGGGCAATCAAGAGATTTTACCTATATCGATAATGTCGTTTCTGCTAATGTCTTAGCCACTAAGACGACTGAAGGACTTGGCGAAATATTTAATATTGCCTGTGGACAAAGGGTGACGGTTAATGAATTAGCCAGACATATCGCCAGAATACTCAATGTCGAGATTAAACCACAACATGTTGACCCAAGACCTGGAGATGTTAGACATTCTCTGGCTGATATATCAAAGGCACAGGCTTTTCTCGAATATGAACCTGAAGTTGGCTTTGAAGAAGGCTTACGCTTGACAATAGAATGGTATAAAAATAGGGTTTAGGAATAAGTTATGGCGAAACGCAGAAATAAAGGGACTCGGGACTCGGGACTCGGGACTCGGGAATAAAAGAATCCCCTAACCCCGAAATCCAAATCCCGAACCCCGATTTTCAGGGGAGAAGGCTCATGAACCGTGGATTCACAACAGGAGAATGAAAATAGGGAAAAAAACAGGTGGAGGAAAGATTTTCTCTCTACTATCTACTTTCTACTCTCTACTTCCTATTTTTAGGAGAAATAAGTCATTTAACTATTTTCTTGAAAAATATGAGGGGTGAAATAAAAATTAATAAAAACAAAGCCGTTTTCCTGGACCGCGATGGTGTGATTAATAAAAAAATAATTGGCGATTATGTAAAATGCTGGGAGGAATTTGAATTTCTACCAGGTGTTAAACAAGCAATAAAATTGTTGAATCAATCTCAATTTAAGGTGATTGTAGTTACCAACCAGGCATGTATTGGTAAAGGAATCATCAAAG
The sequence above is drawn from the bacterium genome and encodes:
- a CDS encoding ATP-binding protein, which encodes MNKYTKRSESKFVSVAVKQMKNPFIYGEEVSGNAFCNRKDEIAELVKDIENGENIIIFSPRRYGKTSLIKEVIRNLQNRPFLIAYIDLYPAITKEKFIEVYARALSQSIKGKIEVVMERIKELLPRLLPKIVIRPDNLPEVEFEYDKTTNISPILDDLLTAVKKEADRRGMNGVVVFDEFQEIANYGDDEIEKKMRSVFQSHRNVSYIFMGSKHHLMFDMFYNLNRPFYKSGKHFPLGKIEKGNLISFIKYHFKRSQIQIEDKTIEKIVEISECHPYYTQYLCHILWDEYSDQVKVEEKSVALALLGLLKKESTLFATIWDTLTLKQKQVLAGLSQQEKAEVFSTDFLRRYNLGAPSSVQKALKGLMEKELIEKENGQYIICDIFFKRWILEQAKR
- a CDS encoding GuaB3 family IMP dehydrogenase-related protein, whose translation is MGLWIGRGRKARRCYGFDEIAIAPGVVTIDPDDVDIHFRLGNLKFEIPIIAAAMDGVVDVEFAIEMSKLGGLAVLNLEGIQTRYGNPKSVIDKIVSVPPEEATNILQQIYEEPIKEELIEKRIKEIKSANAIAAVSSIPQRAERFAQIAQDAGADIFVVQSTVTTAKYISKDKPFLNFKELKKKLSIPLIVGNCVTYEASLEILRTGIDGLLVGVGPGTACTTRGVLGIGVPQVSATVDCAAARDFYYKQTGRYIPIITDGGMSVGGDVCKAFAAGADAVMIGSSFAKAKESPGKGYHWGMAMPHRNLPRGTRIYVGTASKLEEILYGPAHLDDGSQNLVGALRTAMGMCGAKNIREMQLVELIIAPAIKTEGKIFQKAQRIGMGK
- a CDS encoding SDR family oxidoreductase, with the protein product MTTYLITGGAGFIGSNIAARLIKEDGSKVKILDNFSTGKMENINQFLDKIEVIEGDITNLKTVKKALEGVNYCFHQAALPSVERSVKDPFTSNEVNITGTLNVLIAARDAGVQRVIYASSSSVYGDTPVLPKREDMKPSPLSPYAVTKLTAEEYCQLFYSIYGLETISLRYFNVFGPNQDPTSPYAAVISKFVTAMLTGKEVLIYGDGGQSRDFTYIDNVVSANVLATKTTEGLGEIFNIACGQRVTVNELARHIARILNVEIKPQHVDPRPGDVRHSLADISKAQAFLEYEPEVGFEEGLRLTIEWYKNRV
- a CDS encoding HAD family hydrolase; this translates as MEERFSLYYLLSTLYFLFLGEISHLTIFLKNMRGEIKINKNKAVFLDRDGVINKKIIGDYVKCWEEFEFLPGVKQAIKLLNQSQFKVIVVTNQACIGKGIIKEEQLQQIHQQMLNELKDYGSSIDAIYYCPHLTEDNCNCRKPKHGMLELADRDFQIDFKNSWLIGDEDKDIEAGKRVGCKTCYVTHEKGLLQIVKEIIGERS